One Triticum dicoccoides isolate Atlit2015 ecotype Zavitan chromosome 4B, WEW_v2.0, whole genome shotgun sequence genomic window carries:
- the LOC119295114 gene encoding protein tas-like, translating into MQQMALSAFVTTPSSSYNINLPGLTAHRSQRWRARRLRSQVRAQAQQELQYKKLGDSDLLISEITLGTMTFGEQNTEKEAHDMLSYSFDQGINILDTAEMYPVPTKKETQGRTDLYIGRWMQSKPRDKVILATKVSGYSGRSTYLRDNAEVVRVDAANIKESVEKSLSRLSTDYIDLLQIHWPDRYVPIFGEFSYNSTKWRPSVPFEDQLKAFQELIDEGKVRYIGVSNETSYGVMEFVQAAKLQGLPKIVSIQNSYSLIVRCRFEVDLVEVCHPNNCNIGLLAYSPLAGGVLSGKYLDANSADAKRSRLNLFPGYMERYNASLAKEAADEYVKLAKKHGLTPVQLALGFVRDRPFTASTIIGATTMDQLKENIDAFTSAPRPLPPQVLNDIEILFKKYKDPAIL; encoded by the exons ATGCAACAAATGGCGCTATCTGCGTTCGTCACGACCCCCTCCTCATCCTATAACATTAACTTACCGGGGTTGACTGCCCACCGGTCTCAAAGATGGCGCGCGAGACGCCTGCGCAGCCAAGTTCGAGCGCAGGCACAACAAGAGTTGCAGTATAAGAAGCTTGGAGATTCAGACCTTCTTATCAGCGAGATTACTCTTGGAACA ATGACTTTTGGGGAGCAAAACACAGAGAAGGAAGCACATGATATGCTTTCTTATTCTTTTGATCAGGGCATCAATATCCTGGACACTGCGGAAATG TACCCAGTTCCAACAAAGAAGGAAACTCAAGGCAGGACTGATCTATATATAGGCAGGTGGATGCAATCCAAGCCACGAGACAAG GTGATTCTAGCCACCAAAGTTTCTGGTTATTCAGGGCGGTCTACTTATCTTCGGGATAATGCAGAGGTGGTACGTGTCGATGCCGCCAATATCAAGGAAAGTGTTGAAAAGAGTCTTTCACGTTTATCTACAGACTACATTGATTTGCTTCAGATACACTG GCCCGATAGGTATGTGCCAATATTCGGTGAATTCAGTTATAATTCAACCAAATGGAGGCCAAGCGTTCCATTTGAGGATCAATTGAAAGCTTTCCAGGAGCTAATTGATGAAGGAAAG GTACGCTATATCGGTGTTTCCAATGAAACCTCCTATGGAGTAATGGAGTTTGTACAGGCTGCCAAACTTCAAGGACTTCCAAAGATTGTGAGCATCCAGAACAGTTATAGTCTAATTGTGAGATGCCGCTTTGAAG TTGATCTTGTTGAGGTCTGCCACCCAAATAACTGCAATATTGGGCTGCTTGCCTACTCCCCATTGGCGGGTGGCGTTCTCAGCGGAAAGTATCTTGATGCTAACTCTGCTGATGCAAAAAGGAGCAGGCTGAATCTCTTCCCGGGATACATGGAGCGCTACAACGCGTCTTTGGCTAAA GAAGCAGCGGACGAGTATGTCAAGCTTGCCAAGAAGCATGGGCTAACACCTGTCCAGCTTGCCCTCGGCTTCGTGCGCGACCGCCCTTTCACAGCTAGCACCATCATCGGAGCAACCACCATGGATCAGTTAAAGGAGAACATCGATGCATTTACCAGCGCTCCGAGGCCTCTGCCACCGCAAGTCCTCAAtgacattgagattcttttcaagaAATACAAAGATCCAGCAATCCTCTAG
- the LOC119293375 gene encoding uncharacterized protein LOC119293375 yields MAQWISSTPCNASSCEATEEAPLLDVEKGVPEERATASPADDGGVETSGCRRFFQGFLAVVWLCMVNQMRIAYNAYGDAETRPLMVFLLVVMALSVGNVFHMFSTQPAYPPA; encoded by the exons ATGGCACAGTGGATCTCCTCGACGCCGTGCAACGCGTCCAGCTGCGAGGCGACAGAGGAGGCGCCGCTGCTGGACGTCGAGAAGGGCGTACCCGAAGAACGCGCCACGGCGTCGCCGGCGGATGATGGGGGCGTGGAAACGTCCGGCTGCCGGCGCTTTTTCCAG GGGTTCTTGGCCGTTGTGTGGCTGTGCATGGTGAATCAGATGAGGATAGCCTATAACGCCTACGGTGACGCCGAAACGAGACCGCTCATGGTGTTTCTGCTGGTAGTGATGGCCTTGAGTGTCGGCAACGTGTTTCACATGTTCAGCACACAGCCTGCGTATCCTCCGGCATAA